Sequence from the Deltaproteobacteria bacterium genome:
GCACTTTTTGAGGAGCAACAGGTCGACAAACGCTACGTAGCCATTGTTTACGGCGCAGTCCCGTGGGACGAGCGAGTGATCGATGCACCGCTCGCACCTGACCCGAAGGCACATAGGCCTCGGTACGTGATCGGTCTGTCCGGTCTGGCGGCGCGTAGTGATGTGCTGGTGCTCGAACGTGCCCAAGGAGCCACCCTCGTGGAGGTGAGGCCGCGCACCGGTAGGACCAATCAGATTCGGGCTCACTTAGCAGCGATGGGGCACCCAATTGTGGGCGATAAGGTTTATCACCCTGATCCAACCGTATATGCCGCCTATCGTCACCAAGGTGATAGCGAAACGGTGAGGCGCATGGCCGGATTCTCGCGGCATGCCCTCCACGCGGCACGCGTTAGCCTGACTCATCCGTTCACTGGTCAAGAAATCCACATGGCGGCAGAACTACCACGTGACCTCCGTGCACTCTGGCATGACTTTAAAAATCGGGCCTAGTAACATTCCATCTAGAATCTGGTATTCGAAAATCTTGGGAATCGTCCCTGCTAGGGTGAAACACCATGCATTTACCGCCGCTCATTACTGACTTAGCCTTCATTCTTGGCGTGGCTGCCGTAGTTACCTTGCTTTTTAGATACATCAGGCAGCCTGTGGTTCTTGGCTATATCGTTGCCGGTATGATTCTCGGGCCTTCGGGTCCGTCGTGGCTCTCGGTGATCGACCTCGATGGCGTCAAAACCTGGGCCGAGCTGGGTGTTATCTTTTTCATGTTCGCGATCGGCCTTGAGTTTAGTTTTCGCCGCTTAGGTAAAGTAGGAGGGGCCGCGGCCATCACGGCCGTGGCGCAAATTGCCACACTCCTTTTGGGTGGATACAATGTCGCTAGATGGCTGGGATGGCAGCCACTTGCTGCCGTATTTGTTGGTTGTGCTCTCTCTATTTCCTCGACGACCATTATTCTCAAGATTTTTGATGAAGCTGAATTAAAGACAAGGCGCTTCGCTGAGGTCGTGGTCGGCATACTCGTGGTTGAAGATTTAGCCGTCGTCCTGATGCTGATGGCGCTGACAAACCTCGCAACTTCGGCCGCAATCAATGGCATCGCCTTGCTACTGGCGGGACTTAAGTTAGGTCTAGTGGTCGGAACGTGGCTACTCGTTGGGTGGTTTGTCGTGCCGCGGGCGATGCGCGTGGTGGCGCGGCGCGGCACTAACGAGCTCCTGATAGTGTCGTCGCTAGGTCTTTGTTTAGCTCTAGCCGTACTTTCAGCCCAGTTCAATTATTCAGTGGCGCTCGGCGCATTTATCATGGGCTCCATCCTAGCCGAATCGCGCGAGGTAGAGCGGATCGAGACGCTGGTAGCGCCGTTCAAAGATCTCTTTGGAGCCGTCTTTTTCGTCTCCGTCGGGATGCTCCTTGATCCAGCAGCAATTGCGGCTAATCTCCAGGTCGTACTGATGCTCACGGCGGTCGTAGTCGTCGGCAACACCCTCATTGTCCCACTGGTTGCTATGGCGGCTGGTCAGGGACTAAGGACGGCTATCAGTATTGGTTTCAGCCTGGCGCAGATCGGCGAGTTTTCGTTCATCATCGCCAATCTTGGGGTTCTATCAAACATCATCGATGCCAAGATTTATTCGATCATTGTCGGTGTCTCGCTACTTACAACGTTTACGACGCCGTATTTTATCAAGGCTTCGGAGCCCTTCGCCAAATTCGTTGAGCGTATTTTGCCTGAGCGCATCGGCTCCGCGATTTCCACTTACGAGGCCTGGAGTCAGCGCGAGGGAGCGGCATCAGCTGATACGGCCTCGATGCGCCCTCTCTTATTCCGCTGGCTCGCGAATGCTGTACTGGTGATCACTCTCTTCACGTTGGCCTCTGATTTATTAACGCCTGTCATCAGCGGAACGATCGCCAATAAGGCCCTGGTGCCGCTGGTTACCTGGCTGATTCCTTTTGTCGCCAGTGCGCCCTTCCTTTGGGGGATGTTGACGACTTACAGGCCGACCACACTGGCGCATCGACGCTCACGTAGGCGCGGTGGAGCGATGCTCATAAGCGGCATCTTGACCATCGTTCTTTTGGGGATGCTGAGCAGTGCATTTTTTCCCGCGCGTATTGCCACCGCTGTGACCATCGGAGTGGCGCTAGCTCTTCTTTTGGTTCTGCGACGATATATTGAGCGCTATTATCAATGGCTGGAGCGATCTTTTGTTGCCAGTTTTGGTCTTAAGTCTAATCACGGCGTGCCGCTAAAACCAGTGCCGACGCATGATCATCTCGTGCCTTGGGATAGTCATTTATGCGAGATTGCCGTGGGTCACGGGACCTTCCTCATTGGTAGGACGCTGATGGACTTGCAGTTACGTGAGAGATTTGGCCTAAATGTGGTTGTGATTAAGCGGGGGCCGGAGGAGATCGTTGCGCCCAAGGCCACGGAGCGGGTGTTCCCACATGATGTGCTCCTGTGTTTTGCATCCGATGCTGCAATAGATCTTCTGTTGCAAGAGCTCAAGCTGCAGGAGAATGAACATGCCGAGGCGGCAAAAGTGAGTAACTATGTTCTGCGTCCCATGCGTGTCAGCCAGGAGTCTGCCTTTGCCAACTGTAGCATCAAGGAAACTGGGATCCGTGAAGCATTCGACTGTATCATCGTCGGCATCGAACGCGAGGGAGCTAGAATCCAATCTCCCAAATCTGATCTACGGCTATTGCCTGATGATCTCTTGTGGGTCGTCGGTGACACGGCCCGGATGACTCAGCTCCAACTAGCAGCGGTCATTTCGGCTCATTGATCTCGGAAGCATCATCAATGCCATCGGCGGCATTGGGGCCGTAGTGTTCGACACCGATATGGATGCGCGATTTGCCGTAGTTTTGTCGTCTAGTATTGGTGTCACGCAACGAGTAGACGCAGCCACAATACTCCTGTTTATAAAATCCTTCTTGTTTGGCGATTTCGTACATCCGGTGTGAACCGCCTTGCTTGCGCCAATTGAAAGTCCAATACTCCATGTCTGGATAGCGGGCGGCAGCGCGGACGCCACAGCCGTTGATCTGGTCCATGTCCTTCCACCTTGAGATACCTAGGCAGCTCGTGAACACTTTAAATCCGTGTTCGTGGGCGTAATCAGCGGTCTGCTCAAAGCGCATGTCAAAACAGGTTGAACACCGCCGGCCCTTCTCTGGATCGTTCTCCATACCGCGCGTGCGCTCAAACCACCGCGGGGTATCGTAGTCAGCATCGACAAAAGCAATGCCCATCTTCGCGGCAAATCGGATGTTTTCCTCTTTGCGGAGCAAGTATTCCTTTTGCGGGTGGATATTGGGGTTGTAGAAGTACACCGTGAGGTCGATGCCAGCGTGATGAATCGCCTCCATGACCTCGCCCGAACAAGGAGCGCAGCATGAATGCAGCAAAACGCGCTTGTGGCCGGAGGCGGGTGGCGTGATGAGCGGGCGGTCATTGATGATCATTGCAGGTCTAAACCCCTTGGTTATACAGACACAAATGACCCCCTTGGTACACGGAAAACCCCGGCATTTCTAGCAAAAAAGCAGCCACCACTATTTACAGGCGGAGCATTCAGTGTTAGCCTTTATGTTTAGATAATCCTCTGATTGTATTAATGATTTTAATGATTTCGCTGATTGACGGGGCAACGCTATGGCCTACACGCTGATTGGCTCGAAAACCTCGCCCTACGTGCGTCGCATCAGGCTATACCTTCGCGACATTCCCTACAGTTTCGATGCGGTCAATATCGTCGACCCAGCGGAGGACGCGCGCCTCAGCCGCATCAATCCGATCAAACGAATCCCCGTCCTCATGATCGATGACCGGCCACTTTTTGAATCACGGGTCATTTTTAATTATTTGCAGAAGACCCACGGCAGGCCGTCTCTAAGTCTGGCCGAGGAGAACCTGGTCAGCACCATCGATGCTTGGCAGGATCAACTTATCCAAGGATTCCTGCTTAAGCGCGGCGGTCACCCAGTAGATGGGCAAAATAGTTACTATCAGCGGATGGCCGAGCGGCAAAAACTCGTGACGACCTATCTAGCCTCGGCCATTGTGAAGGGCGAATTTAGTCGCTGGGACTATCCGGCGATGAGTTTATACAGCCTTCTCGATTGGGCAAGTTTTCGTGAAACGATCGACATGAAGACGGCTGTTCCTGCCCTGCAAACATTCTACGAATCGGCCGCTGTGCAGCCGGCAGTTGCAGCAACTGATCCGCGACAAGTCTAATTTTATTCTACGAGTCTAAACTCAGGAGGTGAGACGATGGACCGTCGCCGCTTTATGCGCTACGTGGGTGGAGTAGTCGGTGCTGGGACTGTGGCCGCTGGTTGTCGTACCAGTGGTGGCAAGAGTGAGGCGTCTCAGACAGATGGTCTCTCAGACTACAAAGGTCCGACGCTCCCGGACGAATATTTTGCTCCGATAAAATATGTTGCTACAAACCCGGATGCCCCAATCACGTTACCCAGTGGTGTGGAGCGGCGGGTTCTGGTCGTCGGTGGCGGTATTGCAGGTCTCTCGGCAGCGCTGGAGCTCGCTGAACGTGGTTATAAAGTGACGGTTAAGGAGTCGGGACCGCAGTTTGGTGGGCGACTGCATACGCGTACTGAGCGCCTGCGGACCGGGAGCTTTCGGGTCGAACACGGCCTCCATATGTGGTTTCATCAGTATTACAACTTTTTTGATATCCTCAGGCGTCTCGGCACGCTTGAGTCTAACTTCGTCCCCTTTAACGAGGTCTACTACGAGTTTAATAACTACAAACCCGAGCTGGTAACGTCTCGTGGTCCCTATCCGATCAATCTGCTTAATATTCTGAAGCAGTCACCTAACCTCAATATCCTTAACGCCATCCAAACTATTGGCGCCGTGAAGGATATCATCTTCTACAACCATGATCGCAACTGGCAGCAATTCGACAATGAGACCTTTGCGGCTTGGGGTAAGCGCACGGGGGTAAACAAAAAGTTCTGGGACATTATCATGGAGCCCGCGGCATCCGTGACGCTAAATGACCCAGATAAGATCAGTGCGGCTGAAATGCTGCTTTACATGCATTATTTCTTCATCGGTAATCCGAAAGCCTTCATGCGTCAGATTCCCAAGGTTGATCATGGTACCGCTGTGATCGATCCGTGGGTACGCGCCCTGAAGGTGCGCGGTGCGGTGATGCAGGTGGGTGCGCCCGTGGCCGGGTTGGTGTTTAAAGAGGGTAGGGCTGTGGGGGAGGTAGGCGGTAGCGAAACTTACGATTATGTGGTTCTCGCTGCTGACGTACCAGGTACCAAAAAAGTGCTCGCGGGCTCAAAAACCAACGACGACCTCAGTGCCAAGGCCTTGGCAAATCTTAAGCAAAAAGTGTCTAAGATGTCGGTAGCACCCAAATATCATATCTTGCGCGGTTGGTTTGATAAGCCTGCGAGGGAGAGGCCATTTAGTCATGCTGTAATCGAAACGCCTCAGTTCCGTCCCATCACGCTCATAGCGAATTACGGGATGTTGGAAGAGGAAAGCATGAGCTGGGCCAAGAGCGCTAATGGTTCTATTTTCGAATTCCATCTCTACAATACGCCTAACTTCTCCGGTTTAGGTGCCGATGCAATCTGGGAGCAGATCAAGCCAGAAGCCCTGAAGTCCTTGCCTGAGCTCACCGAAGCAAAACCATTGGACTTCACACTCGGTGGATTTGAAAACTTCTCCTCCTTTGGTGTTGGGGAAGGGGTAGGTAGGCCGACACCCCTTTCAGCACGTGACGCTGGTATAGGCAATATGGGACTTGCTGGTGACTGGGTTGCTCTGCCTTATCCCAACGCACTAATGGAGCGTGCCGTGAGCACAGGGCGAGAGGCCGCCAATCGCATTCTCCTTGATGACAACGTGAGACAGGTCGAGGTGGCGGCAGCCAAGAGTCATGGACCAGGGTTGATGCCTCAATTTTAGCTGTAGTTTCGTATTACGCGGCTTTTGGTAGCTGGTGTTTAAACGTCAGACGCTGCCGCCGCGTCAGGAGCTCGTCCATATCTCTAGCCGTACGTCCCTCTGGGTGCAGCCATGCATCCAGGGCGTCGGCTGTTAAGATGATGGGGCAGCGATCATGCCCTGCAGCTTTGATCTCAGCTGGTGGCTCGTCAGTGATAATTGCAAAGCCGTTAGCGAATGCGTCCTTGGCCCCCGAGCTTGAGTAAATCACCGGTACCAGTAAATCACTCTCGTCCTCAGGCTTAAATTGGATGATGATCTTGCGCTGCAGGGCCGGTTTTAGTTCTGTCGGCGTCTTTTTGTAGGGCTTACCGGCAAGGAGTATTTTGGCCTTACGCTCGTTCGTTTGTCTGGCAAATTCTGCTTCTATCTCGCCTATAGTCACGCAACCGGCGCGCAGCAAATCGCGAACTTCTACCCATTCAAAAAAGCCGCTGAGCACGACAAATCCATGATGGTGCAGATAAGCATTGGACCAAAAGTGGCTCGTAAGATTATCCCGCCTCGCATTGAAACTTGTATAGCGCTCTGGGTGAGGAATACTGGGATGCGGATAGGCACCGTAGCGTTGGATCTCGACACGACGGTCGCCATTACCTGCAATAATCACCGGTGCAAAATTACCTGGATAAATGCGACTGTGCAGCGGTGGAAATAATTTGGGCTCAGTCTGAGAGCGACGGTCGTAGTCCTCAATATCCTGGCGGATGGAGACAGCGCCGTAGTTTTTACGGAGTGCGTCAAGGTCGCGTTTCACCATAGCCGAGTAACACATTAGCGACGGTCCTGTGTGAAAAATAGCGGTGCCACCTGGCGGAGTGCGTCCAGCTCCACCACTTTAGCTGTGAGTCCCCACTTTTGGTAGGCATCACGAGCTGCGGTGAGGGCTGATGCTGCCATAGTTGGACAGTGCTGCGCCAGGAGATAACGTCCCAGGTATTCAGCAATGCAAGCCTCGTCCTTAGTGTCGCCCTGAACGCGTGCCAAATATAGTGCATCCTCAAGCTTGGTGACGATTAGTCCTAGATGACGCTGATGCATGGCAAGATCCAGCGCGTCGAGAAAGGCAATTTTGTGTCTCACGCGCTCTCGACCAGCCGCACTTAGTGAGTGGAGTTGGCGACGCAGCAGACGGAAGTAGCGCCTCAGCTTCACCCTTTGCCAGATGCCACTGTTAGGTAGAATATGAGCGATCGCGAGACCAGCGAAGATCAGCACGGATGCGGGTAGGCGCTGAGCCGCGTACTCCACCTTTGCGCCAACCGTTGTAAATATCGCGTGGGCCTGAGCAAATTCACCAATCAGCGTCAGGACTACAGCCTCATCAAAACTCAGATGAATCGCATCTAATGTTATCTGAGTTACTTCCAGCGAAAAATTGGTGCTCTGCTGATTCTCGCGGCGCGCTGCCCGCATCGCTAGAATGTCCATCTCACGGAATTCGACCAAAGCACGGCCGATCAGTAAGTGATACTGCTCACTCAAAGAGACATTGTCGTCACTTGCATGAAATGTGCTATGCGGTCGACGGCCGGGTAGGGCCATATCAAACTTACTCCCTAGACGAAGATTCACGCGTCAGGCGCGTCCTCTGCCTAGGGATAGTTCGGCATAAATTGGGGATTTATTTAGTTATGGTGGCCTAAGTGGGCGAAATTTAAGTTGAGGAATAAGTTTAGAGTCTAACTGTGCCAATCAGGTCGTCGTCATTGGGAACACCGCCACCAACACCGCCAATGATCGAACGACCCGAATGGGTTCACGGTTAGCGCTCCACACGATTTTTAGTGACCGAAGCGAGCACATTGACATCGACGTTCGCAGTTTGGCCATTGGAGCTACTGAGCACTCCCACGTTCACGCGTGAATCAGCGAGACGGGCTGTTTTATGCAGATCAACTGTAAGATTGGACAGTACATTTACATCAGCGATCATGCAGTACCATCCGTTGGGATTGAGCAAACGGTATCGAGGGGTGCTAAGCACATTAACTCCGGCAATGATGACCACGAGTTCGGGAGCGTTGGTGGCCGTTTCATCATTGATGGCGTTGCCCGCGCCAAAAACAGTGACGCTGGCAGCGATCGTTCGATGCGGTGAACTTTCAGTGAACGGTGGCTTGCTGCCGTTTGATGCCCATATTTGTAAGCACTTGGCAATGCCGGTCTTCAATCCCGGCTGGGCCTCACACGAAGTTTTGTCGCTGGCTGTGCAATCGCTAGGGACTGCAGTAGTGCGCAATGGATCCGGCGTATTTGCAGAGGGCGTCGCGTTAGCCGTTTGTGGAGGAGGCGTCGCCCTGGCACCCTGCGGACCGGCCGATGGGGTTTTGGGGTTGCCAGAGAATTCTGATCCACTGCAACCGGTGCCAAGACCTATAGTCATCGTTAGTGTCAGGATGGCCAAAAAGTGACTGTGAAAACCCATTGATAGACTCCTCTATGGATACAATCTTCGTAGGCGAAGCCGGTCTATCGGCATTTAGCGGGCAAACGTTTAGCGTAAAATCTAATGACAGCAGATTATGTTGATATTCTGGGGATTTATTTAGAGGGCGCCACCACTGCCCAAATCGCCGCCTCGAATCACACCGTTGCCCCGGATGCACATCCGAAATGGTAATGAGGCAGCGGAGGCAGCGGTGGTGCCGATTCCGACGTTGCCCGACACTGCCAAGCCGTTAACTGGTGCAGTCGTCGCCGCCGCATAACCAACCGGTGCACCGCCGTTAACTTGCAGTTTCGATCCTGGTCCCGTCGTACCGATGCCGACGTTGCCGTTGGCGGCGTTAACTGTCATCCAGGTTCGCGCCCAGCCATTTTCTGAGCCGTTTCCGCTGCGGAAGAACAGATACCCACCTGAAGTTTTGGAGTCGATGTAGTTTTTGCCATCATTGTAGGACATGAAATTGAGACCGTTCAGACTATTCGATGTCGATGCGACATCGTCACCGACCTTCAGTTGAGAAATTCCGCTGGCCTTCGCGACGTGCAGCTGCGAGCTTGGCGCCGTCGTCGCAATGCCGACGTTGCCGTTAGATGCGATGGACATCCACGTATGTGCAGCGGCTTGGTCGGTAAACAAAAGTGGCGCAGCACCAGCGAATCCAGAGCCTGCGCTTTGGATGTAATTCTAGCCTCCCTGTGTCGTCAAACGAAGACCGCCATTCGGATCTCGCAGCCCAAAGTCAGGAGCAGGTGAGCCATAAAGATCGAATTTAGTAATGGGCGCCGTGGTCCCAATCCCACCGTTGCCCCTGTTCGGGTTAATCCTCACGAACTCAACATTTCTTGGTACGCCAGTGGTTAACCCAAGTAGGAAGGCTAAAGTGGAAGAAGGGCGGCGCGTCCACATGAGATCAAGAGGTTTTCCAATGCTTCCTTGCGGACCAGCGCAGTGACGGGCCATAATCATATATGGTATGAGAGCTGAGGATAAGGTTTGGATCGTTCGAAGTCCGGGGGTGATAATTGCCAATAATATCAGCTTTCTATGGCATCACGATTAAGATTTTTCAAGGTGATCATAATCCCCCGCATATTCACGTTACCTATGGTGAATTCAAGGCACAGATCGAGATTGCCACGGGGCGCGTCTTGGCCGGCAGATTGCCACCACGCTCACTGCAGATGGTGAAAGCATGGCTTAAATTGCGTCGTCCGCAAGTGTTGAAGGCCTGGGAAGTAGCAGAGCAATTTGGTGCCCCCAAACGCATTAAGCCACTGGAGTAAGGAAAAATGGTCAAACTTGGGCGTGAAATCATAAGAATTTTAGACACAAATGCAGAGTCTTTTTCGGTCAAGGTCGAGTACGATGACGGCGCCATTATAGATGTCCGCATGGGACACATATTTGATAAGCCGAAGGGCTTAGCTACTGAGATCTTGCGCGGTGGAATGTTTGATAAGTGCTTCCTCGAATCAGGAGCATTGGCCTGGCCGAATGGGTTGGAACTATGCCCCGATGCCATGCGCAGTTGGGCGAATAGCGGAAAAACCCCTAGGGCCCGACGACGCGCGTAACGGGCTTCAGCCGGCAGAAACGTGGTGCAATGGGATTCGGCAAGACCCGGCACGATGCGCACACCGCAATAGTCTGGACAGGGTTCGCCGTAGCGGTATCCCTTTGATTAGTTTTTGATGCATGTCAGCAGATAATTATAGCTGGCGCCGTTTTGACCACCCTGGAAATACATGCCGGTGTATCCTGACGGACAACCGTTGGTACCGGTCGGAACGTTGGAACTACAGGATGCAACTGTCAATGTATTGCCTTTGCAGGCCGCACCGGAGGTCGTGGATGCATTGTCAATGTAAACACTAGATCCTGAATAGCACTGGACCGCTCGCATTCCGCATAGCGTTCCGGAGGGCGTTGTATCGACCCAATTTGTTCCGTTGCAATATTCCATTACATTGGAATTATAACGGACGGCTCCAGACGTGCCAGCAGCACAGGAGAGGCCAGTTTTACCTAAGCGCACTTCTCCGTTTACATCGAGGGGAGTAGCCGGGCTTGTCGTCCCAATCCCTGCTGTAGGAAAGCAAGTGAAAAAACAATACTCATACTTGCCGCTCCATTTTTTGCTAGCAGCCAACGCCACGAGTTATCACGAGCATCACTGTAGGGCTTTTTCTCTGCTTGTTCAGTCGTTCTTTGTGCCACGTATTGCTTGCGGATGGTCATTTACCGAAACGCCATCACCCGTCTGCTAGGACCTCGAAGGTCATTGCAATGTTAGATTTAGGCGGAGAGGGCCAGCCGACATTTAGGACCTCGAAGGTCATGGGATTGGTAGGGCCTGTCTCTCCATCTGGGCAGTGAACGCGACTAAATTTGCCGCAAAGAGCGAGGCACCTTAGTTAGTGCCCCGCTCCATTGCCTAGCTGATTCGGTGTCTACGTTTAGTAGTCCTCCCATCGGTTGAGAATTTGCATGGTATTTCTTTACGCATCACCGCCAGTGAAATGGCTGCGATTTTACGCGCTACGTTTCTTTTAACGTCCCAATGATCTTTGCCTTGTTCGATTTGTGTGTCGTAGTATTTTCGTAGTTCTGATTTGCCTTGAATTGCGGTCTCCGCTGCACCTACAAAAACTTCCTTGAAGTCCGATCTGGCAGCTACTTTGATACTTCCGTACTTCACGCCGTCACTGACTTGGGAGTGTTTCACTAGCATTGAATAGGACCAAAACTCATGTTTACTGCGAAATCTTTGAGGCGAACACACAACGCTGGCAATAATTGATGCCCGTACAGTGGAGATTCCTGGGATAGTCGAAAGAAGCTTAATCACTGGCAGTCTCGAAGCGGCACTCTTTAGTGCGTCGTCATATCGTGATTTAAGTTCGTCGTAGTGGGACAGCTGGTCATACATCGTTGTCGTGACAAAGCGATCAGTGTCTTTTGTCAGCTCATCAATGCGGTCCTTGTCGGTGTAGATAGTAGAGCCTGTCGTATCGATCGCATTAGACCGAAATACGGCCTTGTAGCGATTCTTAAGCCTAGTGCCATCACGCACGACATCTCTATACGCGCTGACTATAGTGCGAAGGTCGGAGAGCTCGCTGTCTTCGTGAAAGACGCTTGTTAGAAAGTTGCCGCGTAACTGATGAGCTATGTTGCGGGCGTCGATGAAATCATCTTTTGGACCTTTTCTTTTTTGTATTTGAGAAGCATCAAAGGCGACAAATTGATCGACTTCATTCTTGACTGTCCTAAAAACCCAGTTCGTGATGTGTGACTC
This genomic interval carries:
- a CDS encoding RluA family pseudouridine synthase, which gives rise to MSERTSHEEYRHVGPPTTAAARGLRVDQYLAHFYPFRSRSEWKGFCHRRELLVDGRPVRGSHRLQGGEQIAVYHPLSAEPEVDDRIQIMAEIDGVLAVLKPGNLPMHESGEFRRRTFAAALASVRDPNWHPVHRLDRETSGVVICAGSADLRSALSALFEEQQVDKRYVAIVYGAVPWDERVIDAPLAPDPKAHRPRYVIGLSGLAARSDVLVLERAQGATLVEVRPRTGRTNQIRAHLAAMGHPIVGDKVYHPDPTVYAAYRHQGDSETVRRMAGFSRHALHAARVSLTHPFTGQEIHMAAELPRDLRALWHDFKNRA
- a CDS encoding epoxyqueuosine reductase QueH, which codes for MIINDRPLITPPASGHKRVLLHSCCAPCSGEVMEAIHHAGIDLTVYFYNPNIHPQKEYLLRKEENIRFAAKMGIAFVDADYDTPRWFERTRGMENDPEKGRRCSTCFDMRFEQTADYAHEHGFKVFTSCLGISRWKDMDQINGCGVRAAARYPDMEYWTFNWRKQGGSHRMYEIAKQEGFYKQEYCGCVYSLRDTNTRRQNYGKSRIHIGVEHYGPNAADGIDDASEINEPK
- a CDS encoding glutathione S-transferase family protein gives rise to the protein MAYTLIGSKTSPYVRRIRLYLRDIPYSFDAVNIVDPAEDARLSRINPIKRIPVLMIDDRPLFESRVIFNYLQKTHGRPSLSLAEENLVSTIDAWQDQLIQGFLLKRGGHPVDGQNSYYQRMAERQKLVTTYLASAIVKGEFSRWDYPAMSLYSLLDWASFRETIDMKTAVPALQTFYESAAVQPAVAATDPRQV
- a CDS encoding FAD-dependent oxidoreductase, with translation MDRRRFMRYVGGVVGAGTVAAGCRTSGGKSEASQTDGLSDYKGPTLPDEYFAPIKYVATNPDAPITLPSGVERRVLVVGGGIAGLSAALELAERGYKVTVKESGPQFGGRLHTRTERLRTGSFRVEHGLHMWFHQYYNFFDILRRLGTLESNFVPFNEVYYEFNNYKPELVTSRGPYPINLLNILKQSPNLNILNAIQTIGAVKDIIFYNHDRNWQQFDNETFAAWGKRTGVNKKFWDIIMEPAASVTLNDPDKISAAEMLLYMHYFFIGNPKAFMRQIPKVDHGTAVIDPWVRALKVRGAVMQVGAPVAGLVFKEGRAVGEVGGSETYDYVVLAADVPGTKKVLAGSKTNDDLSAKALANLKQKVSKMSVAPKYHILRGWFDKPARERPFSHAVIETPQFRPITLIANYGMLEEESMSWAKSANGSIFEFHLYNTPNFSGLGADAIWEQIKPEALKSLPELTEAKPLDFTLGGFENFSSFGVGEGVGRPTPLSARDAGIGNMGLAGDWVALPYPNALMERAVSTGREAANRILLDDNVRQVEVAAAKSHGPGLMPQF
- a CDS encoding SOS response-associated peptidase, with product MCYSAMVKRDLDALRKNYGAVSIRQDIEDYDRRSQTEPKLFPPLHSRIYPGNFAPVIIAGNGDRRVEIQRYGAYPHPSIPHPERYTSFNARRDNLTSHFWSNAYLHHHGFVVLSGFFEWVEVRDLLRAGCVTIGEIEAEFARQTNERKAKILLAGKPYKKTPTELKPALQRKIIIQFKPEDESDLLVPVIYSSSGAKDAFANGFAIITDEPPAEIKAAGHDRCPIILTADALDAWLHPEGRTARDMDELLTRRQRLTFKHQLPKAA
- a CDS encoding DUF4160 domain-containing protein → MPIISAFYGITIKIFQGDHNPPHIHVTYGEFKAQIEIATGRVLAGRLPPRSLQMVKAWLKLRRPQVLKAWEVAEQFGAPKRIKPLE
- a CDS encoding DUF2442 domain-containing protein gives rise to the protein MVKLGREIIRILDTNAESFSVKVEYDDGAIIDVRMGHIFDKPKGLATEILRGGMFDKCFLESGALAWPNGLELCPDAMRSWANSGKTPRARRRA
- a CDS encoding IS110 family transposase; this translates as MSIYIGMDAHSKTSVFVAVNSRGKELASIRTNTGESGILSFLRSLSGRKSLAVEESHITNWVFRTVKNEVDQFVAFDASQIQKRKGPKDDFIDARNIAHQLRGNFLTSVFHEDSELSDLRTIVSAYRDVVRDGTRLKNRYKAVFRSNAIDTTGSTIYTDKDRIDELTKDTDRFVTTTMYDQLSHYDELKSRYDDALKSAASRLPVIKLLSTIPGISTVRASIIASVVCSPQRFRSKHEFWSYSMLVKHSQVSDGVKYGSIKVAARSDFKEVFVGAAETAIQGKSELRKYYDTQIEQGKDHWDVKRNVARKIAAISLAVMRKEIPCKFSTDGRTTKRRHRIS